Proteins encoded within one genomic window of Halocatena marina:
- a CDS encoding asparagine synthase-related protein has translation MNKELFGIFGDRDQFDECRSEDEFDEILSGDQVTVGIRDPGLGVKGRSASHSDDHGLCFIWGEVYAADSNATNEADNNIAQWLFEEYTSRGVAALSDLNGSYVVALEHDGEAIVSTDQIRSWECFYANSNGCRVFSTDFSVIHSFLDDPQYHRPSLLEYIHLGTVLGDRTIIKNVHRVPFDAYLTSDSVESLSRFVYKPRPFDYVTELTQRLLRAVDRRANLPGPKGLLLSGGNDSRIFLSRIPDIEQCYTIGNPNSREVKVAQKVAAQYGSKHTVLLPDDGYLMPTDEKSRYSQGIKESLHIHHAGFDDAFEMKTIYHGTLFDTLLKGYFLERDGLELFGTKLPSTKLVSNPRPIKSLLGTLGFFPEDSESVGVATEELFEEDLTLDSPYEFLRGQFEKELETCWERTDSVHNAMDLLVIKNQPVLPSHTHLADNYYEAFVAADRELVEWHLMTPPEYRRYETFRKAIERIDSDILKHRPQSQPLPSVRLNQIERFLRRKLPFLEPFEPAWPDRDEIYDQHAMDQRLFPDEYAIRRLPARLKLRIHDARWWLS, from the coding sequence ATGAACAAAGAGTTGTTTGGTATCTTCGGTGACAGAGATCAGTTCGACGAGTGTCGATCTGAGGACGAATTTGATGAAATACTTTCAGGTGATCAGGTTACTGTTGGTATTCGTGATCCGGGCCTCGGTGTGAAAGGACGGAGTGCGAGTCATTCGGACGATCATGGTCTCTGTTTCATCTGGGGTGAGGTGTACGCTGCGGACAGTAACGCGACGAATGAAGCTGATAATAATATCGCACAGTGGCTCTTTGAGGAGTATACGAGTCGCGGCGTAGCTGCTCTCTCTGATCTAAATGGATCGTATGTCGTTGCTCTCGAACACGATGGTGAAGCGATCGTTTCGACAGATCAAATCCGTTCGTGGGAATGCTTTTACGCTAATTCAAACGGCTGTAGGGTGTTCAGCACGGACTTTTCTGTAATCCACAGTTTTCTCGATGATCCACAGTATCATCGACCATCGTTGCTTGAATATATCCACCTCGGAACGGTGCTCGGTGATCGAACGATTATTAAGAATGTTCATCGAGTCCCGTTCGACGCCTATCTGACGTCGGACTCCGTCGAGTCGTTGTCTCGATTTGTATACAAACCGCGACCGTTCGATTACGTCACCGAACTGACACAGCGACTCTTACGAGCTGTTGATCGTCGAGCAAACCTCCCCGGCCCGAAGGGACTACTCCTTTCAGGTGGGAACGACTCTCGGATCTTTCTTTCTCGGATACCTGATATCGAGCAGTGTTATACGATCGGCAATCCGAACTCGCGGGAAGTCAAGGTCGCCCAAAAGGTAGCAGCGCAGTACGGGTCGAAACACACGGTATTGCTTCCGGACGATGGCTATCTCATGCCGACCGATGAGAAAAGTCGGTACTCACAAGGAATCAAGGAATCATTGCACATCCACCACGCCGGTTTCGATGATGCATTCGAGATGAAGACTATCTATCACGGAACGCTGTTCGATACGCTCCTTAAAGGCTACTTTCTCGAACGTGATGGTCTCGAACTGTTTGGAACGAAGCTTCCTTCGACGAAGCTCGTTTCGAACCCACGTCCGATCAAATCGTTGCTCGGGACGCTCGGGTTTTTCCCTGAAGACAGCGAGTCAGTCGGCGTGGCGACTGAAGAGCTCTTTGAGGAGGATCTCACCCTCGACTCACCGTACGAATTCCTTCGTGGACAGTTCGAGAAAGAACTGGAGACGTGTTGGGAACGCACCGATTCGGTTCACAACGCTATGGACCTCCTCGTCATCAAAAACCAACCCGTCTTACCATCGCATACACACCTCGCGGACAACTACTACGAGGCGTTCGTCGCCGCTGACCGCGAACTCGTCGAATGGCACCTGATGACGCCGCCAGAATATCGACGGTATGAGACATTCCGGAAGGCAATCGAACGGATCGATTCCGATATCCTCAAACATCGGCCACAGAGCCAGCCACTCCCCTCCGTCCGGCTGAATCAGATCGAACGGTTCCTCCGACGCAAGCTCCCATTTCTCGAACCGTTCGAACCGGCATGGCCCGATCGAGACGAGATTTACGACCAACATGCCATGGACCAAAGACTGTTCCCCGATGAGTACGCAATCCGGCGACTCCCCGCACGACTGAAGCTCCGAATCCACGACGCCCGCTGGTGGCTATCGTAG
- a CDS encoding FAD-binding and (Fe-S)-binding domain-containing protein — translation MAVEDNYHEAESLDTSVDSLGYDHPDASQYRELAVDLRSRLDGGVQFDEYAQILYATDGSIYQARPAGVVFPKHTADVQAAVRTAAEHDVPVLPRGAGSSLAGQAVGPGCVVLDLSRHMDAIQDVDPDAQTVSVQPGVVQDHLDAHLEQWGLKFAPDPASSNRATIGGGIGNNSTGAHSVRYGITDAYTEELSVVLSDGSYIHTREIVLDSEEWDDIVSNDDLEAEIYRTVRQLVEEHEAEIEHRYPTLKRSVSGYNLHKAIYENSEGETVINLSKLFVGAEGTLGVVVEATLELVSVPEQTALALYCFDDLVQAMEAVPEALSFDVSAVELMDDEVIRLALESTQYAQYAEPIPDGTEAALMLEFDSELHSDFEAAIEETNGHFVDSGAAFDVLKAYSSEAQAKLWKLRKAAIPLLMSLEGDPKPYPFIEDATVPPEELAEYVQQFETVLDEHDTSAAYFAHAGSGTLHIRPILNLKTEQEIETMHSITEDVTDLVLEHHGSFSGEHGDGMARTEFTPKMYGPKLWHAFKTLKTAFDPEWLMHPGNVVYRDTSEDIGPDTKRGTGADMREHLRYGAAYSSVEPQTELDYSDGFSHLVELCNGCGTCRQTDSATMCPTYRASREEIQATRGRANMLRAAISGELSEDELYSERFQEEVLDLCVGCKGCASDCPTGVDMAKLKTELKHHYHQKEGVSLREHLFADIDRLFALGSTFAPLSNWLTQIPGARRVLEQIGIAPDRALPPFTRESFEDWFEARGGSHVPPSQADARVVLFPDTYTNYCYPEPGIAAVKTLEAAAVHIELFSDNPSGRPSYSKGLLDVAKRRADRNVDALLPYVEDGYDVVFIEPSDAVMFQDEYLDLLSGTAVERVSENAYGVLEYLDKQRLDDVLNVEPTDEQLTYHGHCNQKAMNKDHHAVGVLRRVGYTVDPLDSGCCGMAGSFGYEAEHYDISQAIGRILFGQVENSPGEQVTAPGASCRSQLGDRDGGERPPHPIEKVVEVLE, via the coding sequence ATGGCCGTCGAGGACAACTATCACGAAGCCGAGAGTCTCGACACATCGGTGGATTCACTCGGGTACGACCATCCGGACGCATCCCAATACCGAGAGCTGGCTGTCGACTTGCGCAGCCGACTCGATGGCGGCGTACAGTTCGATGAATACGCACAGATTCTGTACGCAACTGATGGCAGTATCTATCAGGCCCGACCGGCGGGTGTCGTCTTCCCAAAACACACAGCAGATGTGCAAGCAGCTGTGCGGACTGCTGCAGAGCACGATGTTCCGGTGCTTCCTCGTGGGGCTGGTTCGTCACTCGCCGGACAGGCCGTCGGTCCGGGGTGTGTCGTTCTCGATCTCTCTCGGCACATGGACGCCATCCAGGACGTCGATCCCGACGCTCAGACAGTATCTGTCCAACCGGGTGTCGTTCAGGATCATCTCGACGCCCACCTCGAACAGTGGGGGTTGAAGTTCGCTCCCGACCCCGCATCCTCAAACCGGGCGACGATAGGCGGTGGCATTGGCAACAACTCCACAGGGGCACACTCCGTTCGGTACGGCATCACCGATGCTTACACTGAGGAACTTTCGGTCGTTCTCTCGGACGGCTCGTACATTCACACCCGAGAGATCGTCCTCGACAGCGAGGAGTGGGACGATATCGTCTCGAACGACGACCTCGAAGCCGAGATTTACCGCACTGTTCGTCAGCTCGTCGAGGAGCACGAAGCGGAGATCGAACACCGGTATCCAACGCTAAAACGCAGCGTTAGTGGATACAATCTCCACAAGGCTATCTACGAGAACAGCGAGGGAGAGACGGTCATCAACCTCTCGAAGCTCTTTGTTGGCGCCGAGGGCACGCTTGGTGTCGTCGTCGAAGCCACGCTCGAACTGGTTTCTGTCCCCGAGCAAACAGCACTCGCGCTGTACTGCTTCGATGATCTCGTTCAAGCGATGGAAGCCGTTCCAGAGGCGCTCTCGTTCGACGTGAGCGCGGTCGAATTGATGGATGACGAGGTCATCCGACTGGCGCTCGAATCGACACAGTACGCCCAGTACGCCGAACCGATCCCGGACGGCACCGAGGCAGCACTCATGTTGGAGTTCGATTCTGAACTCCACAGCGACTTCGAGGCGGCCATCGAAGAGACGAACGGTCATTTTGTCGATTCCGGAGCAGCGTTCGATGTGCTCAAAGCGTACAGTTCTGAGGCACAGGCGAAGCTCTGGAAGCTCCGAAAGGCAGCGATTCCGCTGTTGATGAGCCTTGAGGGCGACCCGAAGCCGTATCCGTTCATCGAGGACGCGACGGTTCCACCAGAGGAATTGGCCGAATACGTCCAACAGTTCGAGACCGTTCTCGACGAACACGATACATCCGCTGCGTACTTCGCGCACGCGGGGAGCGGAACACTCCACATCCGCCCGATCCTCAACCTCAAAACCGAACAGGAAATCGAGACGATGCACTCCATCACAGAGGACGTGACCGATCTCGTGCTCGAACATCACGGGTCGTTCTCGGGCGAGCACGGTGACGGAATGGCCCGGACGGAGTTCACTCCGAAGATGTACGGCCCGAAGCTGTGGCACGCATTCAAAACGCTCAAGACCGCGTTCGATCCCGAGTGGCTCATGCACCCGGGAAACGTCGTCTATCGGGATACATCGGAGGATATTGGGCCAGACACGAAGCGAGGAACGGGTGCGGACATGCGCGAACACCTCCGGTACGGAGCTGCCTACTCGTCGGTCGAACCACAGACCGAACTCGATTATTCCGACGGATTCTCACATCTCGTCGAGCTGTGTAACGGGTGTGGCACCTGTCGACAGACCGACTCGGCCACAATGTGTCCGACGTACCGCGCATCACGCGAGGAAATTCAAGCCACCAGAGGACGGGCAAACATGCTCCGGGCGGCGATCAGTGGTGAGCTCTCCGAAGATGAGTTGTACTCCGAACGGTTCCAAGAAGAGGTGCTCGATTTGTGCGTCGGCTGTAAGGGATGTGCGAGTGACTGCCCGACTGGTGTCGACATGGCGAAGCTCAAAACCGAGCTGAAACATCACTACCATCAGAAGGAGGGAGTTTCGCTGCGCGAGCACCTGTTCGCGGATATCGACCGTCTGTTCGCGCTCGGGAGTACGTTTGCTCCGCTTTCGAACTGGCTGACGCAGATTCCTGGTGCACGACGTGTCTTAGAGCAGATCGGAATCGCGCCTGATCGAGCGCTTCCACCGTTCACCAGAGAATCATTCGAAGACTGGTTTGAAGCTCGCGGTGGGTCGCACGTCCCACCCTCTCAGGCCGACGCGAGGGTCGTGCTGTTTCCCGATACGTACACGAACTACTGCTATCCCGAACCGGGGATTGCAGCTGTCAAAACCCTTGAGGCGGCGGCTGTCCACATCGAGCTTTTCAGTGACAATCCGAGTGGTCGTCCATCGTACTCGAAAGGACTGCTCGATGTGGCAAAACGGCGGGCCGATCGCAACGTCGATGCGCTGCTCCCGTACGTCGAAGACGGATATGACGTTGTGTTCATCGAACCGTCGGACGCCGTGATGTTCCAAGACGAGTATCTCGATTTACTCTCTGGAACTGCTGTCGAACGCGTGAGTGAAAACGCGTACGGCGTGCTGGAGTACCTCGACAAACAGCGACTCGACGATGTCTTGAACGTTGAGCCGACAGATGAGCAGCTCACGTACCACGGTCACTGCAACCAGAAAGCAATGAATAAGGATCACCACGCAGTGGGCGTGCTGCGGCGGGTGGGTTACACTGTCGATCCGCTCGACAGCGGCTGCTGTGGAATGGCCGGTAGTTTCGGCTACGAAGCAGAGCACTACGATATCTCACAAGCCATTGGTCGCATTCTCTTCGGACAAGTCGAAAACAGTCCCGGTGAGCAGGTAACTGCCCCTGGTGCATCCTGTCGATCGCAGCTCGGAGATCGTGATGGAGGTGAACGACCACCACACCCAATCGAAAAGGTCGTCGAAGTGCTCGAATGA